A DNA window from Halomonas zincidurans B6 contains the following coding sequences:
- a CDS encoding HAL/PAL/TAL family ammonia-lyase — MSAENPDTPTLVLDGTPLAIEDVCRVARGEAHVRLAADAAFRARIEAGPAFLERLLAEDGVVYGVTTGYGDACTRAVPAEQLAALPHHLYTFHGCGLGELLDVEAARAVVLVRLVSLCRGVSGVSWELLERLAWLLEHDVVPVIPSEGSVGASGDLTPLSYLAAVLCGEREVYDHGRRRAAAEALAERGLAPYRLRPKEGLALMNGTAVMTALACQAYARGERLSRLATRLTALNVWALAGNPYHFDATLFAAKPHPGQQRCAARLRGDLATLDAQPPRNASRLQDRYSTRCAPHVIGVLEDSLDWLRGFIEGELNSANDNPLIDPLGETVMHGGHFYGGHIAFAMDSLKTLVANIADLLDRQLALLVDERYNHGLPANLSGASVERAPLNHGYKALQIGVSAWTAEALKHTLPASVFSRSTESHNQDKVSMGTIAARDALRVLTLAEQVAAGVLHAACQGVELRQIQAGPPPPALAGFVAVCRTRIAPLGEDRALDSELRRLCAELETLAAPLYRGAP; from the coding sequence ATGAGCGCTGAGAACCCCGACACCCCGACCCTGGTGCTCGACGGCACGCCGCTGGCCATCGAGGATGTCTGCCGCGTCGCCCGTGGCGAGGCGCACGTGCGCCTGGCCGCAGACGCCGCGTTCCGGGCGCGCATCGAGGCCGGCCCGGCCTTTCTCGAACGGCTGCTCGCCGAGGATGGCGTGGTCTATGGCGTGACCACCGGCTACGGCGACGCCTGCACCCGTGCAGTGCCCGCCGAGCAGCTCGCCGCGCTGCCCCACCATCTGTACACCTTCCATGGCTGCGGGCTGGGCGAGCTGCTCGACGTCGAGGCCGCCCGCGCGGTGGTGCTGGTGCGCCTGGTGTCGCTGTGTCGCGGCGTCTCGGGGGTCAGCTGGGAATTGCTCGAACGGCTGGCCTGGCTGCTCGAGCACGACGTCGTGCCGGTGATTCCCAGCGAAGGCTCGGTGGGCGCCAGCGGCGATCTCACCCCGTTGTCGTATCTCGCCGCGGTGCTCTGCGGCGAGCGCGAGGTCTACGACCATGGCCGCCGGCGCGCGGCGGCGGAGGCGCTCGCCGAGCGCGGCCTCGCGCCCTACCGGCTGCGCCCCAAGGAAGGCCTGGCGCTGATGAACGGCACCGCGGTGATGACCGCACTGGCCTGCCAGGCCTACGCCCGCGGCGAGCGCCTCTCAAGGCTCGCCACGCGCCTGACGGCGCTCAACGTCTGGGCGCTGGCCGGCAATCCCTATCACTTCGACGCCACGCTGTTCGCCGCCAAGCCGCATCCCGGTCAGCAACGCTGCGCCGCGCGGCTACGCGGCGATCTGGCCACCCTGGACGCGCAGCCGCCGCGCAACGCCTCGCGCCTGCAGGATCGCTATTCCACACGCTGCGCGCCGCACGTGATCGGTGTGCTCGAAGACAGCCTCGACTGGCTGCGCGGCTTCATCGAGGGCGAGCTCAACAGCGCCAACGACAATCCGCTGATCGACCCGCTCGGCGAGACAGTGATGCATGGCGGCCACTTCTACGGCGGCCACATTGCCTTCGCCATGGACTCGCTGAAGACGCTGGTCGCCAATATCGCCGACTTGCTCGACCGTCAGCTCGCGCTGCTGGTCGACGAACGCTACAACCATGGCCTGCCGGCCAACCTGAGCGGCGCCAGTGTCGAGCGCGCGCCGCTCAACCATGGCTACAAGGCGCTGCAGATCGGCGTCTCGGCGTGGACCGCCGAGGCGCTCAAGCACACCCTGCCGGCCAGCGTGTTCTCGCGCTCCACCGAAAGCCACAACCAGGACAAGGTGAGCATGGGCACCATCGCCGCCCGCGATGCGCTGCGCGTGCTGACTCTCGCCGAACAGGTCGCCGCCGGGGTGCTGCACGCCGCCTGTCAGGGCGTCGAGTTGCGCCAGATTCAGGCCGGCCCACCGCCGCCGGCGCTCGCCGGCTTCGTCGCCGTATGCCGCACGCGCATCGCCCCGCTCGGCGAAGACCGCGCGCTGGACAGCGAGCTGCGCCGGCTGTGCGCTGAGCTCGAGACGCTCGCCGCGCCGCTGTACCGCGGCGCACCATGA
- a CDS encoding LolA family protein, giving the protein MRILSLLLLLLWSVPARAFELEDLQARLAATPDIAGRFEQTRYLADLDTELVSRGRFRYERDTRVVWTLETPIDKRLVFTPQDATRLDESGGEGDRRRQQAAELLLSLLDGDWRALEQRFQITLAGDAKAWRVDLVPRQQAVRQRLDSIQLAGGRYPQTLRLRAANDDTLNVTFSDQRPLDADRPQDGESADGE; this is encoded by the coding sequence ATGCGTATCCTGAGCCTACTGCTGCTACTGCTGTGGAGCGTCCCGGCGCGGGCCTTCGAGCTGGAGGACTTGCAGGCGCGACTGGCGGCGACCCCCGACATTGCCGGACGTTTCGAGCAGACGCGCTATCTGGCCGATCTCGACACCGAGCTGGTCAGCCGCGGGCGCTTTCGCTACGAACGCGACACGCGGGTGGTATGGACCTTGGAGACCCCGATCGACAAGCGCCTGGTCTTCACCCCGCAGGATGCCACGCGCCTTGACGAGTCGGGGGGCGAAGGCGATCGCCGCCGCCAGCAGGCCGCCGAGCTGCTGTTGAGCCTGCTCGACGGCGACTGGCGCGCGCTCGAGCAGCGCTTTCAGATCACCCTTGCCGGCGACGCTAAGGCCTGGCGCGTCGACCTGGTACCGCGCCAGCAGGCCGTTCGCCAACGCCTGGACAGCATTCAGCTCGCCGGCGGCCGCTACCCTCAGACGCTCCGCCTGCGCGCCGCCAACGACGACACGCTCAACGTGACCTTCAGCGACCAGCGCCCACTCGACGCGGACAGGCCCCAGGACGGCGAGAGCGCGGATGGCGAGTGA